Proteins from one Thioflavicoccus mobilis 8321 genomic window:
- a CDS encoding glycosyltransferase, with protein sequence MQFSAELESTRLPLSPFLHPFEMKSRPRIALIAHGVNSNKLSGAGRSALALISQLLDCYEFFVYAPRRDGFTAVVSDLGVAIRTIPYRNSFHVPSRRALSNRARQLRFSLSSRRAARNLCRAMAADGINLVHTNSLVSDIGALSAHALSLPHVWHIRELPASQLGEPVNGWAHVGRSLARASRLICVSKAVMSFAKQLICNAETPVCRIYNGVFDEAAPPPFFESRYSGGSASLCMIGGIHPSKGQQIAIGALRDMLDKGIEASLSFVGSGDVDWLSGLIDTHGVKSHVSVLGRVENPFDCLRGFDISLVCSENEAMGRVTAESLVLGIPIVATQGGATNELLRGGAWGYLAERNPQDLAHAIIETISNYDSRVERARAVALRARRTFSNQSYAQAVDQVYRKTLRAV encoded by the coding sequence TGAAAAGTCGGCCAAGAATCGCGCTCATCGCACACGGCGTTAACTCCAATAAGCTGAGTGGGGCAGGCAGGTCGGCGCTTGCTCTTATATCGCAACTTCTCGATTGCTATGAGTTTTTCGTTTATGCGCCGCGTCGAGATGGGTTTACGGCTGTGGTATCCGACCTAGGAGTCGCTATTCGTACAATCCCTTACAGAAATTCCTTTCATGTGCCGTCGCGACGCGCCTTGAGTAATCGAGCACGGCAGCTACGCTTTTCGCTGTCTAGTCGCCGTGCTGCCAGAAACCTATGCAGAGCCATGGCAGCAGACGGAATCAACCTGGTACATACGAACTCGCTTGTCTCGGACATCGGCGCTCTCAGCGCCCATGCGCTTTCCCTGCCTCACGTCTGGCATATTCGCGAGCTACCCGCAAGCCAACTCGGCGAGCCCGTTAATGGTTGGGCGCATGTCGGTCGCAGCTTAGCTCGCGCCAGCCGCCTAATCTGTGTCTCTAAAGCAGTGATGTCGTTTGCGAAACAACTCATATGTAATGCAGAAACGCCAGTATGCAGAATCTATAATGGAGTCTTCGATGAGGCGGCACCTCCCCCGTTTTTTGAGTCCCGCTACTCCGGTGGGTCAGCAAGCCTTTGTATGATCGGCGGGATTCACCCTTCAAAAGGTCAACAGATTGCTATTGGGGCCCTTAGGGATATGTTGGACAAGGGGATTGAGGCAAGTTTGTCGTTCGTGGGGTCCGGCGACGTTGACTGGCTTTCTGGGTTGATCGACACCCATGGTGTTAAATCCCATGTGTCGGTACTGGGAAGGGTGGAAAACCCGTTTGACTGCCTGAGAGGTTTTGACATCAGCCTTGTATGCTCCGAGAACGAAGCAATGGGTCGCGTAACCGCAGAGTCGCTTGTGCTGGGAATCCCCATAGTCGCAACACAGGGGGGTGCAACAAATGAGTTGCTCAGGGGTGGCGCATGGGGATATCTTGCAGAAAGAAACCCTCAAGATCTGGCCCACGCAATTATCGAGACTATAAGCAACTATGATTCGCGGGTGGAGCGCGCCCGCGCCGTCGCGCTCCGTGCTCGTCGTACTTTTTCCAATCAGTCTTATGCCCAAGCTGTAGATCAAGTGTATCGGAAGACGCTTCGAGCAGTGTAA